DNA sequence from the Epinephelus fuscoguttatus linkage group LG2, E.fuscoguttatus.final_Chr_v1 genome:
ATTCGTCATTTTGTCTTAATGTTTCGATCAACAGACTATGACTTCCTACCCTTTCTCTAGATTATGAGGAAGGAACTGGCAATGGTAAAACTctcaagaaaaatacaaaatggtGCAACTCTTCCTGTTTCAAAAGCTTTTTTGCTTAGcccatttgtaaaaaaaaacaaaaaaaaaaaaacattgactttaTCCCCCCAGTGGTAATAACCCTGGAGTTGGTACTGATCAACAAAGAAACATTTCAACATGGCTGATCCCATTGTGAAACAAAGCAGTGCCTTCTGAgctacatatttatttttccatttaaatTTTCCCCCCATAATCTCCCAAAGTCAGTAATCCAAAACTTTCTGGTCATTTCTAGGTTCATGTGTCGGAGAGTGATGGCTGCCCTGGGGAGAGCTTACTACTTTTGCATGGGCTTCAGAGTGGTGGTCAAGGGCAAGCAGGTGGACAGCAGTGAGGCCCCCATCCTGGCTGTGGCCCCCCACTCCTCCTTTTTTGATGGGATCGTGTGCATTGTGGCAGGCCTGCCCTCCACTGTCTCCCGTGTCGAGAACCTGGCTACACCCATCTTTGGCAGTGAGATGCTTGTCATTTTGCTTTCCTGTTTCAGTACAGGAAGGgcagtacgtgtgtgtgtgggctttTTGGTTCTCtcaacttgtgtgtgtgtgtgtgtgtgtgggtgtgtgtgggtgtgtgtgggtgtaagtgtaaaaatatacagaaGTGTGAAACATCAGTGTCATTTAGTCACACCTTCTCTTCAACATGTCGTGTAAAGTTCTTATCTTGTGCTGCTTAtcattcagttttaaaaatcCCCCTGACACAATTAGATATCACAGCTAATATTTACAAATGTGCTTTGCGTAGTAAGACTGTTCTTGGGACTTGATGAATAGTTATCCCAATCATCATTTTGATGGTAGTCACACCACAGAGCTTTAATCATTTAATAACTATCCCATACTGGTGATATCATCACTAAGTGGCCATTTAATGAAATGGCTCTGCCCTATTATGTTAATAAGGCCATGCAATTAACCAAGGCCTGGAAATAATCAGTAAAAAAtatgaccaaaataaaaaatagtatCTCCTCTTCTAAGTGTGTTTGTTAACGTGTGTGCTTTGCCCTCTCTGCAGGGTTTGTGCGCTGTCTTCAGCCAGTGTTGGTGTCCAGAAAGGACCCCGACTCCAGGAAGAATACAATCCAGGAGATCGACAGCAGAGCCAAGTCAGGAGGCCACTGGCCACAGGTCTGTCCCAACACcaaaaaacactcaaatatTAGCCTGGTATTAGCACTGATTATTTATAGCTACAGAGAAAACTAGGAGCTTGTCAGCTGAGGGAAACTCAGGATGTTGGTTTGGTTTCACAGTTTCATTTGTCGGTTTTGGAGGGCAGTGTTGTATAATTATATTTCCTTTTTTAACATCAGAGAAGTAGATCAAGCACATACAATGTTGACTCAAATACAAGTGCCGTTATTTCAAAAGAATACTTTGCACGTTGTAAGCAGCAGTAGCATTACGTTGCATACTTAATAAAACTAATAATGCTTTGCCCCTCAGGTTCTGATATTTCCAGAGGGAACATGTACAAATCGCTCATGTCTCATCACTTTCAAACAAGGTAAGACAGAAAAAGTAactttaatgtaatgtaaatgtgaaGTTTTTCATTATCAGTTCTGTCTGTAGCTTATAGCGCATTAACTTTTTCACTCAACACATCCAATCCACTGAGCAAGAAGGCCATACAACAGAAGGAACACTTGATGCTACACTGCCCCATTCATTCATTACATGATGTGGTTTGTGCATTGATTTGTTGTCAACTGATACCCATATAACTCTGTTTAAGCGAGGTTGCAGaatagggatgtcagttttgtttgacaCAATTCAGCGTCCATTCCTTCGTAATGAGAGGTCTCCATGATTTCTTTTAAACTGTGTGTTCCACACCTATAGGTGCCTTTATCCCAGGGGTCCCTGTGCAGCCTGTGATTATGAGGTATCCCAACAAACTGGTGAGTGAGTGTGATTGTAAAACAGCATTAAAGAGGACTTATTATGCTtgtccttattttctgtcatatattaaatatatgatatagatatatataatgttacaatgtcagatgttcatattagacatggccaaagtttcaaagaGTAAGGTAAACATGTAAGTTAgccctgtgagcaaaaatccCAGGCTTCAGACCTGTGTTTAAATGACATAGTATACACTGTTACGTGAAGCTACATGTTAACTAGGGTTGAGCCAATTATTTTTCATCAGTTTCATCTaggtaaaatgtgtttgtacatgtgATTAAGGAAAAACCCTATTTGGGTAGCTTTGTTCAATCTCTTACTATTGTTATCCAAATTAATCTTAAACTTAATCCTGCAATTGTTTTGCATTTACTTTTCTAATTAAGTAATAAATacagcaacttctgatcaacccatCAATTTCAAGTTTAAAGTAACAACTTCTGCTTAGGTCACACCCACTTCTGGTTTAATCCTGCCCATTTCAAGTATGTTTAGGGGCACATTTGatttagttggttgaacagatagAGATCATTTTGTACATGCCCATCTCGAATGCTGAAGTCAGGCAAACATGTAATTTTGGTTGCTGATTTTGTTAATTTCCTCAGTCCTGCTGGAACGTGCCCAGTTgaatttagaagcttttatagGTGATTTTTCATCGCAGAAAGTGTTGCGATACTCTGCTACAGCACAGATACAGAAATCCCGGAAATAttgaccagtcagagcagactgggtgTTTTCTGAGGTCGCCTTATAAAGACAGGTGCTGAAATGAAGccttctcagacagagggtgaagaCAGGTgttcagcacagacagtattAGGGGGGAAACGTGTAAAAATGTCTcatagaaacccaaaatacaagtataaacctgaaaatgagcatatttCACCTCACATCTTGAGAGGCAAATTTATAGAAGCCACACTGTACTATACAACTTTGAATAGAGATACTGTGACGCAGAGCTAAAGATGTAGTGCAGTGGAAAACAGTACGTACATTTGATACTTATAGCAACACAAAAGCTCATCTGTATCATACAACAACATATACAGTGTTAATATTTTACAAAGCTTTATGCATCCCCTCTGTTTTCCCTCCAGGATACAGTGTCTTGGACTTGGCAGGGTTTCAGCTCGTAAGTATGCTTTCTACAGTTTCTCATGTTTCAGCTATAGTATGCCGGTTTGCTGATGGTGATGTCTGCTTGCTCTTCGACGGTCAACACTATTATaacaacacagcaacattatTGCCATGTATTGCAACAACTGTTGGCACTGTTGGATCAACATATGTAACTGACTGTCCTGATTGTGGTTTGTGCAGGAGGACACTGCTGCTTTTAACTCTGTGCCAGCTGTACACCACAGTGGAGATAGAGGTAATGGGCGTTCCCCAAGTGTACATCCTCATATAATGGCAAAGATACTTCAAAGAGTTTCAGCTTTACTAGTAGTATCAGCGCCACTCTCTGCTATCAGATTAAACTAAAGAAAGCTAAGTGTGTAACCttgatttactttaatataGTCATTGGATTTCATGCTGTGCTCAGAGTTACTCAACCTAAGCAACAATGTGTTTTCTACACTGAAGGATTTGGCTTCAATGTAGAGGATTAGGCATTTTCTCTCTGCTTGACCTTTACTTTTTACCTTTTTCATccgttttctgtttttcagttcCTGCCGACACATATccccacagaggaggagaagaaaagccCTCCTCTGTTTGCCAACAAAGTGCGAGAAACTATGGCTCAGTAAGTAGTAATTGGCCTTCAACAGACATTCCACTGTGTATTGTTCAAGCACATAGTACAACAAAGTGCAACAGAGAAGCAAGAGTACATGCTTCTACAAGTAATGAACACAGTGTTAAACACATAAAGTGCCTGTGAGTTGATGAGGCAGTTGTGTTGGAAAAGGCATGAGTTGTGGATAGTATGCAGTTTAACGGCCACAACATTATAACTACATTAGTGTATGATGAGTTCGCTTACTGTCTGATCTTTGTATATCTTCCTGCTGGCCTGCTTTGTCCAGCTCTTTACAAGCATCATGAGCATTTGAACTGACTGCTGTCTGCACAAACTGCCTGCTTTCAGAGCTTTGGGAGTTCCAGTGACAGACCACACATATGAAGACTGCCGCCTGATGATCTCAGCTGGTGAGCTAACGCTGCCCATGGAGGCCGGCCTGGTTGAGTTCACCAAAATTAGCCGTAAACTCAAGTAAGAACATCTTGTTTAAGTGTACTGTTGGGATCACAGGGCAGggacaataacaataacagtgacaAATATGGCTtaagaggggtttttttttgttatgggTAAAATTGTCTAACACATCTGGCAAAATATCTGCAAGTTAATGACCTATGTAGCTCGAGAACAATTATGCAAAATGCAAgagaatgacacacacacaacctcctTCTTGTTCCCTGCTCCTTCAGTCTGAAGTGGGACAATGTGAAGAAGGAGCTGGAGGGTTTTGCAGCCATGGCCACCTCTTGTAAAGGAGGACGGATCACCATCGAGGAGTTTGCCAGATTCCTAAAGCTACCTGTCAACCCAGCCCTCCAGGAGCTGTTTGGACTGTTTGACAGGGTGAGAGACATGTACATCAGATATTATGTTTCTCTGTACCTAGAGACTAACTTTTTTGGGTACTGAAGTTCCTTTTGTTGACACAGAGCCAGTGTGTTGGAATTCGTCTTTGTACAATAAAATTGGCCCTGACACATCCTGCACGAAACACACCATTAATATAACAATTGACAACATAATGTGCAACAATTTTAATATCCAGTTTACAGAATTGCGCACCTATTACATCACTGCATATAATGTGTAGCGATGACAGTAAAATTAAGAGGACATCAAGGAGTGGGTTGAGGATTTATACAGCCTAGAGGAGGAAACTATGATCGAAGTAGTTTGGCCTCCGTCCTGGTATGTCTACCAGAGGTTTGAGTTGGAAGCATAAAAACAGCTTCTAACATCCAGTTCAAGTGTCTTTTTCCTTCAGAAAATCCATGCCTCATAATTTTCCAGTAATAGAGATTTGTTGAATAATAGAAATCACTTATGCTATTATACCTACATATTACCCTTTACCATTCAAAACTGTTGATGCTAGACTAAGTCTGTATTTCTTGATCATAAAGTATAAAGCACTATTCATCATAACAATCTGTGCATTTACTGACTCAAGTATTTTCATTGCTCTCCCTTTGACCCTGTCTAGAATGGAGATGGCACCATAGACTTCAGAGAGTATGTCATCGGCGTGACCATCTTATGTCGACCAGCTAACACTGAGGATGTTCTTCGAATGGCTTTCAAGGTACGACAGAAATTTTCTGCTTCTGCTCGGGCCTGAAGAACAAGCAGTGTTAGGTCACCCAAAGAAGTACTCTTTTTAGGACTGCTTTGTATGCTTACAAAAAGCCCAGATTCTTCAAGATGACTAATCAACATAGTATAGCAGTGACGGAAATATAACACCCGGGTAGACACGCAAATTTTTTACCCTTTTCCGGTGCGATGCAGTGATGCACTGCCACAGATTTTATCCATGTCTATGCAAACAGTGCTCTGAATTTTTTCCAAATTAGTTGGCACAAAGCCTGAAAGAGACACTGAATAGGTaacagatgtaaaaaaaaaaaaaagaagtagcCACTATAACATTTTACTGGCCTCCAGGTTGGCTTCTACTAGGATGTAAATCACTAGTTTGATCTCGATATGATATTATATCACTTCTTTGGACAATCATTCGATATTTACCGATATCACAATGTCTGCCACGATACAGTTTCTATTGGATTCAATTCAGAGGCCTTGTC
Encoded proteins:
- the lpcat2 gene encoding lysophosphatidylcholine acyltransferase 2; protein product: MPPQRVFALPRQQSLLLPAVINPFVQDTKLTKATIIKCVLRGIFLVPIRAILLSLVLMVTWPVAVIITFNHPLKGAVEPMTGWRRFMCRRVMAALGRAYYFCMGFRVVVKGKQVDSSEAPILAVAPHSSFFDGIVCIVAGLPSTVSRVENLATPIFGRFVRCLQPVLVSRKDPDSRKNTIQEIDSRAKSGGHWPQVLIFPEGTCTNRSCLITFKQGAFIPGVPVQPVIMRYPNKLDTVSWTWQGFSSRTLLLLTLCQLYTTVEIEFLPTHIPTEEEKKSPPLFANKVRETMAQALGVPVTDHTYEDCRLMISAGELTLPMEAGLVEFTKISRKLNLKWDNVKKELEGFAAMATSCKGGRITIEEFARFLKLPVNPALQELFGLFDRNGDGTIDFREYVIGVTILCRPANTEDVLRMAFKLFDTDDDEKITREEFTALLRSALGVSDLNMTKLFKEIDADGSGFITFSEFQSFASTHPEYAKLFTTYLELQRYQAIQEASPGDLELSCQTSSAEKQEDSTSDKKDD